A genomic window from Dermacentor silvarum isolate Dsil-2018 chromosome 9, BIME_Dsil_1.4, whole genome shotgun sequence includes:
- the LOC119463842 gene encoding uncharacterized protein LOC119463842: MDMAVTKIVTVALLGLVHLASAATQTPSIKRCSGSTASDIIAFDDVTLSSVKVGGTMKLDYSIELKQKVDGSPQLKFTMTSGSSTLPCIGEVGSWETASTSKLKERTTGKH; encoded by the exons ATGGACATGGCTGTGACGAAGATTGTAACTGTAGCGTTGCTCGGTTTAGTTCACTTGGCGTCGGCGGCTACTCAAACACCTAGCATAAAGAGGTGTTCAG GGAGCACGGCAAGCGACATCATTGCCTTCGATGACGTCACTCTGTCTAGCGTAAAGGTTGGGGGCACGATGAAGCTCGACTACAGCATCGAGCTGAAACAGAAGGTTGACGGAAGCCCGCAGCTGAAATTTACCATGACATCTGGATCATCGACACTGCCTTGTATCGGGGAGGTCGGGTCATG GGAAACAGCATCCACATCAAAATTGAAGGAAAGAACAACGGGAAAACACTAG